The Balneola sp. MJW-20 genome contains a region encoding:
- a CDS encoding PP2C family protein-serine/threonine phosphatase, protein MFNLRSYILLLIGLSGIGLFFLLRPQIDINSGGPVNQSKAEIGQTLDSVSNKLGFDTDSLAIFFVREQHPNYIKTLRDTLDEEFSFTELNQNDANIQSWLAVVGRKITEHTIVTGAQDVFNTTGLVQLRFDNNGRVIRFISSNDLPNPTFISADDSLMTSAAKIVEDIFEYDLMNYELIGADSLVNDPGQEVQSSSGELDPVSGANGEDKQTINISWVRKAGVESGPKNISIDLELVVKEYNMISGYRTELGYSLDNFTATDDTEPVELINGISESDEVDLFTYLFIFAVFILIIMVFGVGLHDIFKGQVEWKRALFMFIVLTLGVYGWRVFFYMNTFGNFLSGPSIWLSELNNFIFALVVGLYGAMAYIGWEAFARKQKQGQVELIDALWRRMFFIRETGAGLIHGVAIGGLAIGLFSLFTYLTGEFIIQNDSQFGYMEASIDQRLLTLNMSAWTTTWLVGFAQIGVVYGIVHHWIRKEWLRVSLSIILISFFITMIGRLIGTSGSAFEDMLIYLPLGILFYFTNRNYGLLSVITGWWFFAVFFMITPYINSPSIEIAYVSWVQMFLMAGPLIYGFISYRYGDSISEVSDYIPEYEERIAQHLRVEKEIEIARESQYKLMPLQPPKAEGIDVYGFFLPSFEVGGDYFDYVLSNDENGEPEAITMTVVDVSGKAMRAAMPAIFTSGLLLSRMREDCPADILRNVCEPIYSRTDKRTFITCVMAKYYINTGKFSVANAGHCRPILKRKGVSDFIQTPAPHYPLGLHPCVEYEPQVFKLKKGDLLLLYSDGLPEAVNQEGERFGFDEVPRMLDQIETESMTAQEIAQDIKRRVQKFSNYQLADDTTIICLKV, encoded by the coding sequence TTGTTCAACCTTAGATCATATATTCTCCTTCTGATAGGACTATCCGGAATAGGCTTATTCTTTTTGCTCCGCCCTCAGATAGATATCAATTCTGGCGGGCCGGTAAATCAGAGTAAAGCTGAAATCGGGCAAACTCTGGATTCGGTCAGCAATAAATTGGGCTTTGATACGGATTCACTGGCTATTTTCTTTGTCAGGGAACAGCACCCAAATTACATTAAGACCCTCAGGGATACTCTTGATGAAGAGTTTTCCTTTACGGAATTGAACCAGAATGATGCAAATATTCAGTCGTGGCTGGCGGTGGTGGGTCGAAAGATCACAGAACATACCATAGTTACCGGCGCTCAGGATGTGTTTAATACGACCGGTTTAGTACAGCTTCGTTTTGACAATAATGGAAGGGTGATAAGATTCATCAGTAGTAATGACCTGCCTAATCCGACCTTTATTTCAGCAGACGACTCATTAATGACCAGTGCGGCCAAGATCGTTGAGGACATATTCGAGTACGATCTTATGAACTATGAACTGATCGGTGCAGACTCCCTTGTGAATGATCCGGGACAGGAGGTTCAAAGTTCCTCAGGTGAACTGGATCCGGTTTCAGGTGCGAATGGAGAAGATAAACAGACCATTAATATCAGCTGGGTCAGAAAGGCAGGGGTTGAAAGCGGACCTAAAAATATCAGCATTGACCTTGAGCTGGTGGTCAAGGAATATAATATGATCTCGGGTTACCGCACTGAACTGGGTTATAGCCTGGACAATTTTACAGCAACCGACGATACAGAACCGGTTGAATTAATAAATGGTATAAGTGAAAGTGATGAAGTAGACTTATTCACCTATCTGTTCATTTTTGCGGTGTTCATACTGATCATCATGGTATTTGGGGTCGGACTGCATGACATTTTCAAAGGGCAGGTTGAGTGGAAGAGAGCCTTATTCATGTTCATTGTACTGACACTGGGAGTATATGGATGGAGAGTATTTTTCTATATGAATACTTTCGGAAACTTTCTGTCCGGTCCCAGTATATGGCTGTCCGAGCTGAATAATTTCATCTTTGCACTGGTAGTGGGATTATATGGAGCGATGGCTTATATAGGCTGGGAAGCCTTTGCGAGAAAGCAGAAGCAGGGTCAGGTAGAGCTGATTGACGCGCTCTGGAGGAGAATGTTCTTCATCAGGGAAACCGGTGCCGGACTGATCCATGGGGTAGCCATCGGGGGACTGGCGATCGGTTTATTTTCACTCTTCACCTACCTGACCGGTGAGTTTATCATTCAGAACGACAGTCAGTTCGGATATATGGAAGCCAGTATTGATCAGAGGCTGCTTACTCTAAATATGAGTGCCTGGACCACTACCTGGCTGGTAGGCTTTGCTCAGATAGGGGTTGTATATGGGATCGTTCATCACTGGATTCGGAAAGAATGGCTTAGGGTCTCTCTATCGATCATACTAATCAGCTTTTTCATCACAATGATCGGGCGGCTAATTGGGACCAGTGGTTCTGCATTTGAGGATATGCTGATCTACCTTCCGCTGGGGATACTCTTTTATTTCACTAACCGAAATTACGGACTTTTATCAGTGATCACCGGTTGGTGGTTCTTTGCGGTATTTTTTATGATCACCCCATATATCAATTCACCAAGTATTGAGATAGCCTATGTATCGTGGGTGCAGATGTTTCTGATGGCCGGTCCACTTATTTATGGATTTATCAGTTACCGGTATGGTGATTCCATTTCTGAAGTGAGTGATTATATCCCTGAGTATGAAGAACGGATCGCACAGCACCTTAGGGTTGAAAAAGAGATCGAGATCGCCAGGGAAAGTCAGTATAAACTGATGCCGCTACAGCCTCCGAAAGCAGAGGGAATTGATGTATACGGTTTCTTCCTGCCTTCTTTTGAAGTTGGGGGTGATTATTTTGACTACGTTCTCAGTAATGACGAGAATGGGGAACCGGAAGCAATAACCATGACCGTTGTTGACGTATCCGGTAAAGCCATGAGAGCTGCAATGCCGGCGATCTTTACCAGCGGACTATTGCTGTCCAGGATGAGAGAAGATTGCCCGGCTGATATTTTACGCAACGTCTGTGAGCCGATCTATTCGCGCACGGATAAAAGAACTTTCATCACTTGTGTGATGGCGAAATATTATATCAATACCGGTAAGTTCTCCGTTGCCAATGCCGGTCACTGCAGACCCATATTGAAAAGAAAAGGAGTATCTGATTTTATCCAGACTCCGGCGCCTCATTACCCGCTGGGATTACACCCATGTGTGGAATACGAACCTCAGGTCTTTAAGCTTAAAAAAGGAGACCTTCTGTTACTATATTCAGACGGGCTTCCGGAAGCAGTTAATCAAGAAGGAGAGCGCTTTGGTTTTGATGAAGTACCACGAATGCTGGACCAGATCGAAACAGAGAGTATGACCGCACAGGAGATCGCTCAGGATATCAAAAGAAGAGTGCAGAAATTCAGCAATTATCAGCTGGCTGATGACACTACAATTATATGCCTCAAAGTTTGA